A genomic segment from Salvia splendens isolate huo1 chromosome 13, SspV2, whole genome shotgun sequence encodes:
- the LOC121762625 gene encoding fructose-bisphosphate aldolase 3, cytoplasmic-like, producing MSCYRGKYADELIKNAAYIGTPGKGILAADESTGTIGKRFESIKVENNEENRRALRELLFTAPGVLPFLSGVILFEETLYQKTAAGKPFVDVMKEGGVLPGIKVDKGTVELAGTDGETTTQGLDDMAKRCQQYYTAGARFAKWRAVLKIGPNLPSQLAINENANGLARYAIICQENGLVPIVEPEILVDGGHDIDRCADVTERVLAACYKALNDHHVLLEGTLLKPNMVTPGSDAKKVAAEVIAEYTVRALQRTMPPAVPAVVFLSGGQSEEEATVNLNAMNKLKTKKPWSLTFSYGRALQQSTLKAWAGKTENVKKAQENFHGRCKANSEATLGTYKGGAAGSEGASESLHVKDYKY from the exons ATGTCTTGCTACAGGGGAAAATACGCTG ATGAACTGATCAAGAATGCTGCATATATTGGTACGCCGGGGAAGGGCATCCTCGCCGCCGACGAGTCCACCGGCACAATTGGGAAGCGCTTTGAAAGCATTAAAGTTGAGAACAACGAGGAAAACCGTAGGGCTCTTCGCGAGCTCCTCTTCACCGCCCCCGGCGTTCTCCCCTTTCTGAGTGGAGTCATCCTCTTTGAAGAGACTTTGTATCAGAAAACTGCCGCCG gCAAGCCCTTTGTGGATGTGATGAAGGAGGGGGGTGTCCTCCCTGGCATCAAGGTCGACAAGGGCACAGTGGAGCTTGCTGGCACAGATGGGGAGACCACCACCCAGGGCCTTGATGACATGGCGAAGCGGTGCCAGCAGTACTACACTGCTGGTGCCCGCTTCGCCAAGTGGCGGGCCGTCCTAAAGATTGGGCCCAACCTGCCATCCCAGCTGGCGATCAACGAGAACGCAAACGGACTGGCCCGCTACGCCATCATATGCCAGGAGAACGGGCTGGTCCCGATCGTGGAGCCCGAGATCCTGGTGGACGGGGGCCACGACATCGACCGGTGCGCAGACGTGACGGAGCGCGTGCTGGCCGCGTGCTACAAGGCACTGAACGACCACCACGTGCTCCTGGAGGGGACCCTCCTGAAGCCGAACATGGTCACCCCGGGCTCCGACGCAAAGAAGGTGGCGGCAGAGGTGATCGCCGAGTACACCGTCCGGGCGCTGCAGAGGACGATGCcgccggcggttccggcggtggTGTTCCTGTCCGGCGGGCAGAGCGAGGAGGAGGCGACGGTGAATCTGAACGCGATGAACAAGCTGAAGACGAAGAAGCCGTGGAGCCTGACGTTCTCGTACGGGCGGGCGCTGCAGCAGAGCACGCTCAAGGCGTGGGCTGGGAAGACGGAGAATGTGAAGAAGGCTCAGGAGAACTTCCATGGCCGCTGCAAGGCCAACTCCGAGGCCACGCTTGGGACTTACAAGGGCGGCGCCGCCGGCAGCGAGGGAGCGTCGGAAAGTCTCCATGTTAAGGATTACAAGTACTAG
- the LOC121762617 gene encoding trihelix transcription factor PTL-like: MEDQYGMGDLRRYIDGRPHFPAISQPPDFPSCHRSSYPYDMLIFRQSDSTGIAPSADGAALISFDGGTASGGGDGGAGRWPRQETLTLLEIRSRLDPKFKEANQKTPLWDEVSRIMSQEHGYHRSSKKCREKFENLYKYYKKTKEGKAGRQDGKHYRFFRQLEALYGTNNSSSASHFYNNFPSSNDQEPYPLSKISDSSLPDWCDCDATSSHCTDSNVEDARMKKRRGKMRRRLKEEIEASIKAQMRGMMEKQEAWMQKMTRAIEGKEQERLVREEQWRRQDAARIDGEHKMWAKEKAWIEARDATLMEAFNKLAAREIQPPGSGIEENGISEELAWDEMAGSLMCREKWDHLINDYLIKCSKKKKEGNACDHNRDSISNHGGGAAVDPAANDGLFRYFNGDSYQRL, from the exons ATGGAAGATCAATACGGGATGGGAGATCTGCGCCGGTACATCGATGGCCGGCCACACTTTCCGGCCATATCTCAGCCACCGGATTTTCCCTCCTGCCATCGCTCCTCCTATCCCTACGATATGCTCATCTTCCGGCAGTCTGATTCCACTGGCATCGCACCTTCAGCTGATGGCGCAGCTCTTATCAGCTTCGATGGTGGTACAGCCAGCGGCGGCGGAGACGGCGGCGCAGGGCGGTGGCCGAGGCAAGAAACGCTGACGCTTCTTGAGATCAGATCAAGGCTTGATCCTAAGTTCAAGGAAGCCAATCAGAAAACCCCCTTGTGGGATGAGGTCTCTAG GATTATGTCGCAAGAACATGGATATCATAGGAGTAGCAAGAAATGCAGAGAAAAATTCGAGAATCTATACAAGTATTACAAGAAGACGAAAGAAGGCAAAGCCGGCAGACAAGACGGCAAACACTACAGATTCTTCCGACAGCTGGAAGCCCTCTACGGCACCAACAACTCCTCATCAGCTTCTCATTTTTACAACAATTTTCCAAGCAGCAACGATCAAGAACCCTATCCCTTATCCAAGATTTCCGACAGCAGCCTCCCGGACTGGTGCGACTGCGACGCCACCTCATCACACTGCACCGATTCGAACGTGGAGGATGCGAGGATgaagaagaggagagggaagatGAGGAGGAGGCTGAAGGAGGAGATCGAGGCGTCGATTAAGGCGCAGATGAGGGGCATGATGGAGAAGCAGGAGGCGTGGATGCAGAAGATGACGAGAGCCATCGAGGGGAAGGAGCAGGAGCGGCTCGTTAGAGAGGAGCAGTGGCGCCGGCAAGACGCTGCCAGGATAGACGGAGAGCACAAGATGTGGGCTAAGGAGAAGGCGTGGATCGAGGCGCGCGACGCCACCCTCATGGAGGCCTTCAACAAGCTGGCAGCAAGGGAGATTCAGCCACCGGGGAGTGGGATAGAAGAAAATGGGATATCGGAGGAGTTGGCGTGGGATGAGATGGCCGGCAGTTTGATGTGTAGGGAGAAGTGGGATCATTTGATTAATGATTATCTCATCAAatgcagcaagaagaagaaggagggtAATGCTTGTGATCACAATCGTGATTCGATTTCCAATCACGGAGGTGGAGCTGCGGTTGATCCTGCTGCGAATGATGGACTCTTTAGGTACTTCAATGGAGATTCGTATCAAAGATTATGA